Genomic segment of Arachis stenosperma cultivar V10309 chromosome 4, arast.V10309.gnm1.PFL2, whole genome shotgun sequence:
aaaatataaaaaatgttgCAGTAATTGcaaaattaacaaataattGCATAAGTTTGTTGGTGGCTACAGCCATCCATAGAATACAAGAGGCTCCACCTCGGAGCAAGCCCATTATGACTTCCAGGTAACAAACAAATCAACTATTCAAAGCAATGTCTTACAAGTAAGTTCTGAGGTTTGATGTCACGGTGACATATACCAATGCAATTATGTATATAAGCAAGGGCCCTGCAAATCTGCAGCCAAAACCGGAGATGGGAAAAACATCAACAgacattaaaagaaaaataacataattctttaattttttctgttcctctgaaaGACTATCACAAATACAACTTGAAAAATCCATATTATCTAAGAATCTATTAAACTAAAATTCTTCAAATAGATAAATCAAAAAATGAGAAACTCATTATTAAGGGGGAAAAATAGGAAGGAATTAAAAGAGACTAGTTAGTTGAGCTCTTCAAAGGCCAATCACATATTATCATCGAATTATTATTTGTGGTAGTTCAGGGATATGATCCTCTCTGCCACTTTTATTTGAGTATCTAGCTACCATTTCCAGATACAAAGATAAGCAAACTACTTACCTGATAGGTATAAAGCTTTACATATACTAAAGGCATTCGCTGATTCATTCGGCTATAGTTCCTTGCAATACGATTCACAGTTTCAGGAACATATTCAAGTACAAGATTCAAGTAAACTTCTTCTTTGTCAGTCGTTGAATAGAAACAATGCCTAAGGGCCACAATATTTGGATGGTCCAGCATCTGCATTATCTGTAGTTCTCTATTCTTGTAGCGCTTATCCTGGAGAACCTTCTTGATGGCTACAATCTCTCCGGTTTCTCTACATTTTGCCTGATAAAAGTGTTAATGGAATTCAAGACTGACAGTATGTCACGTATTAACAGCACAACAATTACAAAAGACATCCAAAGAAAAATGAGTGGTTCTGCCTCACTTGAAAAACAACACCGAAAGAGCCTGTGCCGACAACGTGTTCCGCAATATAGCTAATATTCTGTTAGAGAATGATCAATGACCAGTAACCAAAGGAGAAATTGTTAGTGATAGAATGTTTCTCATTCACATTATCAAGGTTTTTCCAATACCAATTGACCAAAAAATATTGTACCTGCCTAGATTGGCCATTTCGGCCACCGATGCTGGTTCTAATCACATGTCCAGTTTCAGCACCCACACCATCAATGATGTCCGGCTCACTATCCTGGAATGCACAAACACAATGGTAACTTACTATGATGGCCACAAAATCAAAAGGCTCCAacatttcaatttcaaattcaaattcaaattcaaaagtcacaaaacaaaaatgaagatTGCTACTTACTCTGTCTTCTTCATGGTCAGCTTTGTCCCTCAATCTCATCTCAAGCATCTCTCTCCCGAGCCAATCAACTGAACTAGAAGAACCCCTGAAGCCATTAACAGACCTGGAACTGCCAACACCACCATTTCCAAGGCTTGCCGACGCCATGAGTGAGTGACTTCCTTCCTTCCAAGAGTACCACAAAATGCCACTATTTTCTGCCTTCTAAGCTCTCTTCTCTCTTGTTTCCAAAATCGAAGCACTGTTCACCGGGTAACTGTAACCAAAACCATAACCATAACCGTAACAGTAACTGTAACTGTAAGTGTAACAGCTTCAACGGAAATCATACCAAGTTAAACTAGCAGCGACATTGATAATTAGATTTGGTCAGATCTAATCCCTTGAAAGACAAAAACCGATATAGTAATAAGCAGGGGACAAAAAGGAAAGTAGCAAAAATAGTAGAAAACAACAAAATCGATCAACAATGGAAAGATCCATCAAATCCGAACAGAAAAGATAGAAACTAAAGAGAATCGCGCTTGGTTGTGTGAGAGTGAGATTGATTAACCTGAAAGCTTCTGTGACGAGAATCGGAGCAGTGCACTTTCATTTTACTGACGATTCTTCAATTTGTGACTATCGGTTATTCCCTTAACTTCGAACAATGGATCGGACTTCCGACAAAGTGAAGCGATCGCCGGCTATcggaaaaaggaagaagaaaattcCCTCCACTATCAGCTCCAACTCTCttcactttctctctcttcttcttcttcagcgAGAGTTTGGTTCGGTGTGTCGCTGCTTTGtattttccttttctctctTATTCTTCGCTCTGCGGATAACAAAATCCAATAAATCATGAGACATGAGTAATCATGGTCAAATTAatcctcaatttttttttaattttaattaaattaatttttaaaaattttaagttaattatgttattttttcgtttttttaccGTCGAAAATTTGTTAATGTAATAAGTTATATAATATCACaatacataataattataattaacagttaatatgataaatttataaaattaaattaaaaaattttaatattttcaatttttttattaattatattttaatttaatataatattaattcattgtattaatagttaattaaaatttttaaatatatattataatattacttaatatattatattaataaattttaattttattaacaaaaaaataataaaatgatcaacgtgatttatttaaaatttttgaaatatttaaaagatggatttaatttaaaaaaatgttcgaaaatcaattttaaaaaatagataattttttaaaaatgaaccTGACCtttttgtcaaaaaaaaaaatatctcagaattatatataatacaaacATATACGCATTATAATACAGGCTCATTGTTATACGGTATTCGTAGTTAAAGTGTGTATAGTCTATACTCTATAGATATGagcaacaaataaataaatcaataatatgattgtatataaaaagaaatgaaaacaACAGAAAGCGAGTGAGCAATTGTTTTGTTCTATATTCATCCTCCACatacaataaaattataaatctaaTTTTCATGTCAGTTTAGGTTGCATTGGTTCAGTTTTCtgttttaataatatttttataaaatatagaatataacttttaatttaaattagatcaATTATTTGTAGAACGGTagttgaataaaataaatttaattttaatacattatcaatctatataaaataattttatttatgtatttaattatataattaaatattaataaaaataatttttttattttgacaaTGTGAATgattattcataaaaaataaatatataaaatattttagagcatcaaaattaaatgctaataaaaatacaaatatcaaattttattatgttatagaatattaaaaagaataaattatcatttgtatccataaaagatacaaacaataaCAAATGTATccatataaaataaaatgataattgTATCTACGGAAGATAGTTTTTGTGTGCCAAAAATACTTTAACAGACCAATTATGTAACCAACTTTCGGGTAGTTTTGGCACACAGAAGCCATTTTCTGTAGTTATAATTGtcgttttatttttatataagtatatttGTAACATCTGTATCttttatgggtacaaatggtaatttatTCATATTAAAAACAATGTGTAAGAATAAGCTGGAAAATATGTAAATAACCCTAAAAAAATTCCTGAAAATACTGGGCATGAACttgaaactaagatcaaattgAAGATACTTTTACTTGTCTctaagatttttaattttatcaactttGTAGATTCATGATTAACAATAATGGTTTTGACCAAAACTTTTTTCTGTCTTTAAAGGAAGGAAGAACGCAAACTCGATTGTAATAATTTGTGCTATTGAACTCTAGGGCTTACTTTTTACTTTAAGCCTGCCTAGTTTTCCATTGCCAGCATGCTTTCATGTGCACAAGATTGAAAAGGCCACTCCATTCCATCATATAGGCGATTTGatgaaattttttatcattgttttttataattgaattaGAGTTTAACGTTCAAAACAATTTATTAATAATACTTCAAGGTGAAAAATTCTATAAAGTATAAATACTATTTAAAATGGGTTTTTAGCGATGACAGATTGAATTTAAGTAATATctgtatttaatatatatatataataattaataaagtgattaataatattttattatatttaagtttttattttaatttatattatatatatgtaatgttggttatataaattttaaaattttattttatttatcaaattttaataaatatagaaataatACTCACAAAGACAAGTTAAAATTCAACTTTTTATTACCCACAAATAAAAATTGAACAAATTTCATACGAATTATTATTAGACGAGACGACTAATAGAACAAAAATCTGCTCTTTATCTGCCAATTGCCACCCGTAGTTAGCTCATTAGTTAACATAATTATATTAGTAATAGGTCATCTTCCTCTTTGATGAACTACATTAGCATTGTGTTAACTTTACCGAACATCAGTCTCATTATATTGAAAAACTACACTTATGGGATAAATCACAAATGAGCAGTGGTCCAAACATATAAAGGTTgtttgaaaattatttaatatgaaaaaaaaattttaatttatttttatttaaagtttaATTTGATGACTTAAAATGactataatatattaataaaatagaatttaaatttaaaaagtgtGTAAGTGAATTTAAAAATCAGACATTTTTTAGTctgatttataaataaaaaaatgaaaattaaaaattttaaaagaatttaaattatttatttttaattgttctaaagtaaaaaaaaaaatcttaaataaatTCCAATATCTATCATTCCAAACAAACTCATAATAATAAGCAAcctcttttttttctcaaagGTATATAATAAAAAGCAACCTTACTAACATGGGATTAGTGAAAGTGGGTGAACATCCCAAGTTGAAGCATATACTAAAATAGTACTTGGTGAGTGGGGGAGTTATCAGTTATGTATAATAAAGATTTatagtattatatatatattaatataaaacgaattttaagaaaatgaagagggAGGAGAGGGAAGAATATTCTAGATGCATGTTCGCTCCAATCTACGCATTGCTTGACACGGTATATGTAGGCCATCCTTGCCTCCTTAACCACCACTACTAGCTTTTAAAATGATGTATCCATTAGTCTTGTGGATGAGAACAAGAAAAAAGGTTCTTAATCCAATATCATCAACTAAGGAtatattcatataaaaatatcacgataattaaaaattctcaaatatttaaatatatttcactagattatttaatattaatacaTATAATCTTAACCATTATTTCATGTGCGCAAATGACCACGAAAAACGGTCCCTCTAGTCTGACTAATTACTACAGTACTTTATACCATGAATTAAAGAAGACAAAGACCACCGTTGTTTCTGCCATAAATTCTTGTATAGTGAAACACATTGAGCACAACCACTAGTTTTAATTTATAACATTTAAAcgtcataataaaaaatagaagacagaaC
This window contains:
- the LOC130974114 gene encoding shaggy-related protein kinase kappa isoform X1 codes for the protein MASASLGNGGVGSSRSVNGFRGSSSSVDWLGREMLEMRLRDKADHEEDRDSEPDIIDGVGAETGHVIRTSIGGRNGQSRQNISYIAEHVVGTGSFGVVFQAKCRETGEIVAIKKVLQDKRYKNRELQIMQMLDHPNIVALRHCFYSTTDKEEVYLNLVLEYVPETVNRIARNYSRMNQRMPLVYVKLYTYQICRALAYIHNCIGICHRDIKPQNLLVNPHTHQLKLCDFGSAKVLVKGEPNVSYICSRYYRAPELIFGATEYTTAIDIWSTGCVMAELLLGQPLFPGESGVDQLVEIIKVLGTPTREEIKCMNPNYTEFKFPQIKPHPWHKVFQKRLPPEAVDLVCRFFQYSPNLRCTALEACIHPFFDELRDPNTRLPNGRPLPPLFNFKPQELSGIPPDVISRLIPEHARKQNLFMALHN
- the LOC130974114 gene encoding shaggy-related protein kinase kappa isoform X2; this translates as MASASLGNGGVGSSRSVNGFRGSSSSVDWLGREMLEMRLRDKADHEEDRDSEPDIIDGVGAETGHVIRTSIGGRNGQSRQNISYIAEHVVGTGSFGVVFQAKCRETGEIVAIKKVLQDKRYKNRELQIMQMLDHPNIVALRHCFYSTTDKEEVYLNLVLEYVPETVNRIARNYSRMNQRMPLVYVKLYTYQICRALAYIHNCIGICHRDIKPQNLLVNPHTHQLKLCDFGSAKVLVKGEPNVSYICSRYYRAPELIFGATEYTTAIDIWSTGCVMAELLLGQPLFPGESGVDQLVEIIKVLGTPTREEIKCMNPNYTEFKFPQIKPHPWHKVFQKRLPPEAVDLVCRFFQYSPNLRCTALEACIHPFFDELRDPNTRLPNGRPLPPLFNFKPQGKLRTFRDTT